In Lysobacter firmicutimachus, one genomic interval encodes:
- a CDS encoding gamma-glutamylcyclotransferase family protein — protein sequence MTDTYDQRLFSYGTLQLPAVQQATFGRLLQGRADALTGFRRTMVGIEDPQVVATSGEAYHPIVEASGDPHDRVDGTVFAISAAELAQADAYEVDEYERVQAELASGQRAWVYVKRRG from the coding sequence ATGACCGACACATACGACCAACGCCTGTTCTCCTACGGCACCCTGCAACTGCCGGCCGTGCAGCAGGCCACCTTCGGCCGCCTGCTGCAGGGCCGCGCCGACGCGTTGACCGGCTTCCGCCGCACGATGGTCGGGATCGAAGATCCGCAGGTCGTCGCCACCAGCGGCGAGGCCTATCACCCCATCGTCGAGGCCAGCGGCGACCCGCACGACCGCGTCGACGGCACGGTGTTCGCGATCAGCGCCGCGGAACTGGCGCAGGCCGACGCGTACGAAGTGGACGAGTACGAACGCGTCCAAGCCGAACTGGCCTCCGGGCAACGCGCCTGGGTATACGTCAAGCGGCGCGGTTGA
- a CDS encoding AAA family ATPase — protein MSDLQDLTALIRSNTALIVIETRDEARVVELFRQALMNVWRTLHRWSITEGLRRIDLDREDEADVAPDISTTLQAIRDADQRGIYLLFDAHPYLGYASTQRQLREIAQRRDCEPHVLVLVGHQVELPADLDSLAVRFAPRLPDANALLKLVREEAANYMREHGGRRVESDAEAVGQIVRNLRGLDLVDARRIARHLIFRDGAIGADDLPELAKLKFELLNRSGHLHYEYDSARMNEVAGARRLKRWVEQRRSVFTGAEPPPGLDPPKGMLLLGVQGCGKSMLAKAVASGFGVPLLRLDFGTLYDKFHGETEKNLRAALASAEQLAPAVLWIDEIEKGLASGGGDGDGGVSRRVLGYLLTWMAERKSRLFLVATANQIEALPPELLRKGRFDEIFFVDLPVAEVREALFATHLRKRALEPQQFDLPALAAASEGFSGAEIEQAIVAALYAAHAAGAPLSDFVLRGELKQTRPLSVTMAEQVEALREWARGRTVAAD, from the coding sequence ATGAGCGACCTGCAAGACCTGACCGCGCTGATCCGTTCCAACACCGCCCTGATCGTGATCGAGACCCGCGACGAAGCGCGGGTGGTCGAACTGTTCCGCCAGGCGCTGATGAACGTCTGGCGCACGCTGCATCGCTGGTCGATCACCGAAGGCCTGCGCCGGATCGATCTGGACCGCGAGGACGAGGCCGATGTCGCGCCGGACATCTCCACCACCTTGCAGGCGATCCGCGATGCCGACCAGCGCGGCATCTATCTGCTGTTCGACGCCCACCCCTACCTGGGCTACGCCAGCACCCAGCGCCAGCTGCGCGAGATCGCCCAGCGCCGCGACTGCGAGCCGCACGTGCTGGTGCTGGTCGGGCATCAGGTCGAGTTGCCGGCGGATCTGGACTCGCTGGCGGTGCGCTTCGCGCCGCGCCTGCCCGACGCCAACGCGCTGCTCAAGCTGGTGCGCGAGGAAGCGGCCAACTACATGCGCGAGCACGGCGGGCGCCGGGTCGAGAGCGATGCCGAGGCGGTCGGGCAGATCGTGCGCAATCTGCGCGGCCTGGACCTGGTCGATGCGCGCCGTATCGCCCGCCACCTGATCTTCCGCGACGGTGCGATCGGCGCCGACGACCTGCCGGAGTTGGCCAAGCTCAAGTTCGAACTGCTCAACCGTTCCGGCCATCTGCATTACGAATACGACAGCGCGCGCATGAACGAGGTGGCCGGCGCGCGCCGGCTCAAGCGCTGGGTCGAACAGCGCCGCAGCGTGTTTACCGGCGCCGAACCGCCGCCGGGCCTGGACCCGCCCAAGGGCATGTTGCTGCTGGGCGTGCAGGGCTGCGGCAAATCGATGCTGGCCAAGGCGGTGGCTTCCGGCTTCGGCGTGCCGCTGCTGCGCCTGGATTTCGGCACCCTGTACGACAAGTTCCACGGCGAAACCGAAAAGAACCTGCGCGCGGCGCTGGCCTCGGCCGAGCAACTGGCGCCGGCGGTGCTGTGGATCGACGAAATCGAGAAGGGACTGGCCTCCGGCGGCGGCGATGGCGACGGCGGCGTGTCGCGGCGCGTGCTCGGCTATCTGTTGACCTGGATGGCCGAGCGCAAGTCCAGGCTGTTCCTGGTCGCGACCGCGAACCAGATCGAGGCCTTGCCGCCGGAACTGCTGCGCAAGGGCCGCTTCGACGAGATCTTCTTCGTCGACCTGCCGGTGGCCGAGGTGCGCGAGGCATTGTTCGCGACCCATCTGCGCAAGCGCGCGCTGGAACCGCAGCAGTTCGATCTGCCGGCGCTGGCCGCCGCCAGCGAGGGCTTTTCCGGCGCCGAGATCGAACAGGCCATCGTCGCCGCGCTGTACGCCGCGCATGCGGCCGGCGCGCCGCTGTCGGATTTCGTGCTGCGCGGCGAACTCAAGCAGACCCGGCCGCTGTCGGTGACGATGGCCGAACAGGTCGAGGCCTTGCGCGAATGGGCGCGCGGCCGCACCGTCGCGGCGGATTGA
- a CDS encoding AEC family transporter codes for MAFDAFALVLAMLVLGYLFQRLRALPDNAAQTLNLVVLYVCLPAAVLRYAPRLQLEPALLGVAAVPWLLLGATVLLVGALARLLKLRRDEQAVLLLTVALGNTSFLGYPLTRALIGEHALPYAVVYDQFGAFLILSTFGLWVLARYGGDARPGPRDMLRRVLRFPPLWALLIGFGVMPAEPPGWIAGGLQRLSDALLPLAMLTIGLSVKLTLPREELKPLAAGLALKLALMPALAWLLLPWLGLHGEAARTVVLESAMPSMVTAGALAIAYNLAPRLTAAMVGYGLLLSLLTLPLWAGVGTG; via the coding sequence ATGGCCTTCGACGCCTTCGCCCTGGTCCTGGCCATGCTGGTCCTGGGCTACCTGTTCCAGCGCCTGCGCGCGCTGCCGGACAACGCCGCCCAGACCCTCAACCTGGTCGTGCTCTACGTCTGCCTGCCGGCGGCGGTGCTGCGCTACGCCCCGCGGCTGCAGCTGGAGCCGGCCCTGCTCGGCGTCGCCGCGGTACCGTGGCTGTTGCTCGGCGCGACCGTCCTGCTGGTCGGCGCCCTGGCCCGGCTGCTGAAGCTGCGCCGCGACGAACAAGCGGTGCTGCTGCTGACCGTGGCCCTGGGCAACACCAGCTTCCTCGGCTACCCGCTGACCCGCGCCCTGATCGGCGAACACGCCCTGCCCTATGCGGTGGTCTACGACCAGTTCGGCGCCTTCCTGATCCTGTCGACCTTCGGCCTGTGGGTGCTGGCCCGTTACGGCGGCGACGCCCGCCCCGGCCCGCGCGACATGCTGCGGCGGGTGCTGCGCTTCCCGCCGCTGTGGGCGCTGCTGATCGGTTTCGGCGTCATGCCCGCCGAGCCGCCGGGCTGGATCGCCGGCGGACTGCAGCGCCTGTCCGACGCCCTGCTGCCGCTGGCCATGCTGACGATCGGCCTGTCGGTGAAACTGACCCTGCCGCGCGAAGAACTCAAACCGCTGGCCGCCGGCCTGGCGCTGAAACTGGCGCTGATGCCGGCCCTGGCCTGGCTGCTGCTGCCCTGGCTGGGCCTGCACGGCGAAGCGGCCCGCACCGTGGTGCTGGAATCGGCGATGCCGTCGATGGTCACCGCCGGCGCCCTCGCCATTGCCTACAACCTGGCCCCCCGCCTGACCGCGGCGATGGTCGGCTACGGCTTGCTGCTGTCCCTGCTGACCCTGCCGTTGTGGGCCGGCGTCGGCACCGGCTGA
- a CDS encoding ParA family protein yields the protein MKTVLVASSKGGVGKTTIATHLAAQAALDGLRTALIDADPQGSSTRWAQRRSVLESAVLPLDGTRRKAWRKHLPEDAQRTVIDAPAGAMAEDLDGFLEIADAVVVPVQPSTLDIEATVPFLDTLAQHPRVRRGQLRVGLLGNKLKPWTNASQQAVELLREWPYPVVGQIRDSQAYVVMTALGKSLFDYHSQQIRDHQADWQPLLKWIRK from the coding sequence ATGAAAACCGTGCTGGTGGCCAGTTCCAAGGGCGGGGTCGGCAAGACCACGATCGCGACCCATCTCGCCGCGCAGGCGGCCTTGGACGGGTTGCGCACGGCCTTGATCGACGCCGATCCGCAGGGCTCCTCGACCCGATGGGCGCAGCGCCGCTCGGTGCTGGAAAGCGCGGTCCTGCCGTTGGACGGCACGCGCAGGAAGGCCTGGCGCAAGCACCTGCCCGAAGACGCCCAGCGCACGGTCATCGACGCGCCGGCCGGGGCGATGGCCGAGGACCTCGACGGCTTTCTCGAAATCGCCGACGCAGTGGTGGTGCCGGTGCAGCCCTCGACGCTCGACATCGAGGCCACCGTGCCCTTCCTCGACACCCTGGCCCAGCACCCGCGGGTGCGCCGCGGCCAGCTCCGGGTCGGCCTGCTCGGCAACAAGCTCAAGCCCTGGACCAACGCCTCGCAGCAGGCGGTGGAACTGCTGCGCGAATGGCCCTACCCGGTGGTCGGGCAGATCCGCGACAGCCAGGCCTATGTGGTCATGACCGCGCTCGGCAAGAGCCTGTTCGACTACCACTCGCAGCAGATCCGCGACCACCAGGCCGACTGGCAGCCGCTGCTGAAGTGGATCCGCAAATAA
- a CDS encoding SixA phosphatase family protein, translated as MRELILLRHAHAEPAAQGQADLDRPLSAEGLAEAEAAGRWLAQNKLVPDCVLCSPSRRTRETLEAVLGAVGYVEQRIEPSIYEATPGTLIGLADTHPEADRLMLVGHNPGLERLAALLHSGQSGDYRGMPPAGIAVLTVPPGTSLEPGIAQLSQFWWP; from the coding sequence ATGCGCGAATTGATCCTGTTGCGTCACGCCCACGCCGAGCCCGCCGCCCAAGGCCAGGCCGACCTCGACCGCCCGCTGTCCGCCGAGGGGCTGGCCGAAGCCGAAGCCGCCGGACGCTGGCTGGCACAGAACAAACTGGTCCCCGACTGCGTACTGTGTTCGCCGTCGCGGCGCACCCGCGAGACCCTCGAGGCCGTGCTCGGCGCGGTCGGCTATGTCGAACAGCGCATCGAGCCGTCGATCTACGAGGCCACGCCGGGCACCCTGATCGGCCTGGCCGATACCCACCCGGAGGCCGACCGGCTGATGCTGGTCGGCCACAACCCGGGCCTGGAGCGGCTGGCGGCGCTGCTGCACAGCGGCCAGTCCGGCGACTACCGCGGCATGCCGCCGGCGGGCATCGCCGTGCTCACCGTGCCGCCCGGCACCAGCCTGGAACCGGGCATCGCCCAGCTCAGCCAGTTCTGGTGGCCGTGA
- a CDS encoding YceI family protein → MSPSAPAPRRWRGRALRVLGGIALALCAAAAGAAQPPAAPHNPPSSQGFDPLHTRFGFELRTRWGQKVSGEFPRYEGEVATLADGRHQVRIRLATAAVVVGDSERYTRLARGERFFDAARYPTIEFVSEPHAADLVRTGGPLRGRLTLHGVSRWETFVLPPGACARPGEDCDAYAYGSVSRYDYRLDGWQLALGDRVRFTMQVRLKPAGLRMADPKPSDSKTPAGDGAERKEPSR, encoded by the coding sequence GTGAGCCCATCGGCGCCGGCGCCGAGGCGCTGGCGGGGCCGGGCCCTGCGCGTCCTGGGCGGTATCGCGCTGGCGCTGTGCGCCGCAGCGGCCGGCGCGGCGCAGCCCCCGGCCGCGCCGCACAACCCGCCGTCGAGCCAGGGCTTCGATCCGCTCCACACCCGTTTCGGCTTCGAACTGCGCACCCGCTGGGGCCAGAAGGTCAGCGGCGAGTTCCCGCGCTACGAAGGCGAGGTCGCGACCCTCGCCGACGGTCGCCACCAGGTCCGTATCCGCCTCGCCACCGCCGCGGTGGTGGTCGGCGACTCCGAGCGCTACACCCGGCTGGCGCGCGGCGAGCGTTTCTTCGATGCCGCCCGCTATCCGACCATCGAATTCGTGTCCGAGCCGCACGCCGCCGACCTGGTCCGCACCGGCGGCCCGCTGCGCGGCCGGCTGACCCTGCATGGGGTCAGCCGCTGGGAAACCTTCGTCCTGCCGCCGGGCGCCTGCGCCCGCCCCGGCGAGGACTGCGACGCTTACGCCTACGGCAGCGTCAGCCGCTACGACTACCGCCTGGACGGCTGGCAGCTCGCGCTCGGCGACCGGGTCCGTTTCACCATGCAGGTACGGTTGAAGCCTGCAGGCCTCAGAATGGCCGACCCGAAACCCAGCGATAGCAAGACTCCGGCCGGCGACGGCGCGGAACGCAAGGAGCCGTCCCGTTGA
- a CDS encoding phospholipase D family protein, with amino-acid sequence MNPVPRGLAAALLALSLSACATLSPAQRDRASEIAAQARSQQLDCTAADACAQPSPLRELGLRARAASTPEQPRHYALILDRGPDAMLARLDLIRGARRSLDLQTYIFDEDDAGKLVLDELLAAARRGVRVRLLLDQLSALRHVDTLAALSGAHVNFEVRLYNPVLQRARISYPQYVLAAACCWRRLNQRMHTKLLLADRQTGIAGGRNYQDDYYDWDDEYNFRDRDVLVAGPVADLMGDDFELFWNDRRSVPVERLGDVGRRLLKQGVPELPKAEFERPQRAARMREDAADTEQVRQRLAAHALEVGAVRYISDTPDKHREDSAAAALASDSLRNLIANSRSEVMLQTPYLVLSKSAQQLFRTLHERPDAPRVIVSTNSLAATDAFIAYALSYKYKRRYLREFGFDIYEYKPFPADAPIDIAATGAQLPDLDLPGLPDSDGADQSVRRDRSRPSRVALQGSGSRGSLPDRSSVLYGQRYRQPLAREYAAIRYARRRSNEPVPLKRAGVRIGMHAKSMVIDERIGVIGTHNFDPRGDHYNTESAVVIDDPAFARALADSIRRDIAPANSWVIARRDKPPVFSGLEYSLAKISEHLPIFDLWPVRYATSYEFVPGPNCPHPLYRNDPGFRACYKPVGDFPEVNLGVKSLTTRMFTAFGAGLAPIL; translated from the coding sequence TTGAACCCCGTGCCGCGCGGCCTGGCCGCCGCCCTGCTGGCCTTGAGCCTGTCCGCCTGCGCGACCCTGAGTCCGGCGCAGCGCGACCGCGCCAGCGAGATCGCCGCGCAGGCCCGCTCGCAGCAGCTCGACTGCACCGCCGCCGACGCCTGCGCCCAGCCCTCGCCGCTGCGCGAACTGGGTCTGCGCGCGCGCGCCGCCTCGACCCCGGAACAACCGCGCCATTACGCCCTGATCCTGGACCGCGGCCCCGACGCGATGCTGGCGCGGCTGGACCTGATCCGCGGCGCCCGCCGCAGCCTGGACCTGCAGACCTACATCTTCGACGAGGACGACGCCGGCAAGCTGGTGCTGGACGAACTGCTCGCCGCCGCGCGCCGCGGCGTGCGCGTGCGCCTGCTGCTGGACCAACTGTCGGCGCTGCGCCACGTCGACACCCTGGCCGCGCTGTCGGGCGCGCACGTCAACTTCGAAGTCCGGCTGTACAACCCGGTGCTGCAGCGCGCCCGGATAAGCTATCCGCAGTACGTGCTCGCCGCGGCCTGCTGCTGGCGCCGGCTCAACCAGCGCATGCACACCAAGCTGCTGCTCGCCGATCGCCAGACCGGCATCGCCGGCGGGCGCAACTACCAGGACGACTATTACGACTGGGACGACGAGTACAACTTCCGCGATCGCGACGTGCTGGTCGCCGGTCCGGTCGCCGACCTGATGGGCGACGACTTCGAACTGTTCTGGAACGACCGCCGCAGCGTGCCGGTCGAGCGCCTCGGCGATGTCGGCCGGCGCCTGCTCAAGCAGGGCGTGCCGGAACTGCCCAAGGCCGAGTTCGAACGCCCGCAGCGCGCCGCGCGCATGCGCGAGGACGCCGCCGACACCGAGCAGGTGCGCCAGCGGCTGGCCGCGCACGCGCTGGAGGTCGGCGCGGTGCGCTACATCTCCGACACGCCGGACAAGCATCGCGAGGACAGCGCCGCTGCCGCGCTGGCCTCCGATTCGCTGCGCAACCTGATCGCCAACTCGCGCAGCGAAGTGATGCTGCAAACGCCCTACCTGGTGCTGTCGAAGTCGGCGCAGCAATTGTTCCGCACCCTGCACGAACGTCCCGACGCGCCGCGGGTGATCGTCTCGACCAACAGCCTGGCGGCGACCGACGCCTTCATCGCCTACGCGCTGTCGTACAAGTACAAGCGCCGCTACCTGCGCGAGTTCGGCTTCGATATCTACGAGTACAAGCCCTTCCCGGCCGATGCGCCGATCGACATCGCCGCCACCGGCGCGCAGCTGCCCGACCTGGATCTGCCCGGCCTGCCCGACTCGGACGGCGCGGACCAGAGCGTGCGCCGCGATCGCAGCCGACCCAGCCGCGTCGCGTTGCAGGGCAGCGGATCGCGCGGCAGCCTGCCCGACCGCAGCAGCGTGCTCTACGGCCAGCGCTACCGCCAGCCGCTGGCGCGCGAGTACGCCGCGATCCGCTACGCGCGCCGGCGCAGCAACGAGCCGGTGCCGCTCAAGCGCGCCGGCGTGCGCATCGGCATGCACGCCAAGTCGATGGTCATCGACGAACGCATCGGCGTGATCGGCACCCACAACTTCGACCCGCGCGGCGATCACTACAATACCGAAAGCGCGGTGGTGATCGACGATCCGGCCTTCGCCCGCGCATTGGCGGACAGCATCCGCCGCGACATCGCCCCGGCCAACTCTTGGGTGATCGCGCGCCGCGACAAACCGCCGGTGTTCTCGGGCCTGGAGTATTCGCTGGCCAAGATCTCCGAGCATTTGCCGATCTTCGACCTGTGGCCGGTGCGTTACGCGACCAGCTACGAATTCGTGCCGGGTCCGAACTGCCCGCACCCGCTGTACCGCAACGACCCGGGCTTCCGCGCCTGCTACAAGCCGGTCGGCGACTTCCCCGAGGTCAACCTCGGCGTGAAGAGCCTGACCACGCGCATGTTCACCGCCTTCGGAGCGGGCTTGGCGCCGATTCTTTAG